In Sulfurisphaera javensis, a single genomic region encodes these proteins:
- a CDS encoding glycosyltransferase family 2 protein, whose amino-acid sequence MTSPPFITVLITAHDRRDFIFDAIKSVISQDFPRDKYEIILVKYQIDNEEEIDRKLESMKIRVINTNEKSLGAKIALGAEEAKGEIIAFLEDDDLFLDGKLNRIYEVFKDNEIGFYHNEMRFVNINNEEIKGETNFRKRMISRFNIYFKNDLMIKDVSFWEKIPQLSTSIFAFNNSSISIRRNVICNFRKVYKLSKYNYSIDHIHFLLSLEYGYKNAVDKKTFTNYRVHSSSTMNKKAQSINEYFEYALHITENQLYNLELIEKFYKVEKINKLLNLIKECIYLSMLNEEDFLGVKTDIRKKISIILNLISKSMDYFYSPGQFLSYLYILAPFSIRKYIFEKYIIKKI is encoded by the coding sequence GTGACCAGTCCTCCATTTATCACTGTACTTATTACTGCTCACGATAGAAGAGATTTTATATTTGATGCTATTAAATCTGTGATATCTCAAGATTTCCCCAGAGACAAATACGAGATCATCTTGGTAAAATATCAAATAGATAATGAGGAGGAAATAGATAGAAAATTAGAAAGCATGAAGATTAGAGTAATAAATACTAATGAAAAAAGCTTAGGTGCTAAAATTGCTCTGGGTGCAGAAGAAGCTAAAGGAGAAATCATAGCATTTTTAGAGGATGATGATTTATTTTTAGATGGAAAATTAAATAGAATATATGAAGTATTCAAAGATAATGAAATAGGGTTTTATCATAATGAAATGAGATTTGTAAATATTAATAATGAAGAAATAAAGGGAGAAACTAATTTTAGGAAAAGAATGATTTCTAGATTTAATATATATTTTAAAAATGACTTAATGATAAAAGATGTAAGTTTTTGGGAAAAAATACCTCAATTATCTACATCTATTTTTGCATTTAATAATAGTTCTATAAGTATAAGGAGAAATGTAATATGCAATTTTAGAAAAGTTTACAAATTAAGCAAATATAATTATTCCATAGATCATATCCATTTTCTGCTAAGTTTAGAGTACGGATATAAAAATGCTGTAGATAAGAAAACTTTTACCAATTATAGGGTTCATAGCTCCTCTACCATGAATAAAAAAGCTCAAAGCATTAATGAATATTTTGAGTATGCATTACATATAACAGAAAATCAGCTATATAATTTAGAATTAATAGAAAAATTTTATAAAGTAGAAAAAATTAATAAGTTATTAAATCTAATTAAAGAATGTATATATTTATCCATGCTGAATGAGGAGGATTTTTTAGGAGTGAAAACAGATATTAGAAAGAAGATATCTATTATACTTAATCTTATTTCAAAAAGTATGGACTATTTTTATTCTCCTGGCCAATTTCTTTCTTACTTATATATTCTTGCACCATTTTCAATCAGAAAATATATTTTTGAAAAATATATCATAAAAAAAATTTGA
- a CDS encoding class I SAM-dependent methyltransferase has translation MERDPIKDFYKTHYAKIMLTNHMRHRISLTLDSIKKFSSSFDNILEIGCGTGENLAFYKDQFKFKNAYCIEISEEAYNSIKEKGIMPFIKDVNKDDIPLDNNIIDVVIFQEVIEHLYNSDLVMKEIYRVLRKNGILILSTPNLSSWINRLVLLFGYQPFSHDVSFIAGFGRIKFKEQTNGHIKSFTLKAMKEYLTYFGYNILEVKGVEADGAGNKLIETLDKFFSHFPSLAPHMFIVARKQ, from the coding sequence ATGGAACGAGACCCAATAAAAGATTTTTACAAAACTCATTATGCAAAAATTATGCTTACTAATCACATGAGACATAGAATTAGTTTAACACTCGATAGTATCAAAAAATTTTCTTCATCTTTCGATAATATCCTAGAAATAGGTTGCGGAACTGGTGAGAACTTAGCCTTTTATAAAGATCAGTTTAAATTTAAAAATGCATATTGTATAGAAATTTCTGAAGAAGCTTATAATTCAATCAAAGAGAAAGGAATTATGCCTTTTATAAAAGATGTAAACAAAGATGATATACCGCTTGATAATAATATAATAGACGTAGTTATATTTCAAGAAGTAATAGAACACTTATACAACTCAGATTTAGTAATGAAAGAGATATATAGGGTTCTTAGGAAAAACGGAATTTTAATACTTAGCACTCCAAATCTTTCATCATGGATAAATAGGCTAGTGTTACTGTTTGGTTATCAACCCTTCTCTCATGATGTATCTTTTATTGCTGGTTTTGGTAGAATAAAATTTAAAGAACAAACCAATGGTCATATTAAATCTTTCACTTTGAAAGCTATGAAAGAGTACCTAACCTACTTTGGATATAATATACTTGAAGTTAAAGGGGTAGAAGCTGATGGAGCAGGTAATAAACTTATAGAGACATTAGATAAATTTTTCTCTCACTTCCCTTCATTAGCTCCACATATGTTTATCGTAGCTAGAAAACAGTAA
- a CDS encoding alpha/beta hydrolase-fold protein, protein MKYEIIKIESDALKDNYLGDPYNREVLVYTPDEIGEPMPLFIELAGINWSGNVNNRFHQIMKNILDKKGIKAIFANPNFRTKYNLNQYINSPAVGNYEDFIIKELIPTLKEKYNADKVVLFGKSSGGFGAYTLAVRHPDVIQAFADHFGDSCFYFMYSQDFIFTIKRLHGKSVEEMLNELFSKDSLTDDDMRIFNVFGSAAFYSYNLNSKTGFDLPFDVETGELIDDIWNKWLSYDPVRNVEKFKDSLKKLKAIYLDVGNEDEFNLFIGMRSLHKKLSKLGIDHYYEEFKGGHFGNSNRYCKSIPYIYSKLREEK, encoded by the coding sequence ATGAAATATGAGATCATTAAGATCGAAAGTGATGCTTTAAAAGACAATTACTTAGGAGATCCTTACAATAGGGAAGTTTTAGTATATACTCCAGATGAAATTGGTGAACCAATGCCTCTATTTATTGAATTAGCAGGAATCAACTGGTCGGGAAATGTAAATAATAGGTTTCATCAAATAATGAAAAACATATTAGATAAAAAGGGAATAAAAGCTATTTTTGCTAATCCAAATTTCAGAACAAAATACAATCTTAACCAATATATTAATTCTCCTGCTGTAGGTAATTATGAGGACTTTATAATAAAGGAGTTAATTCCAACATTAAAAGAAAAGTATAATGCGGATAAAGTAGTTTTGTTTGGTAAATCTTCTGGGGGATTTGGGGCTTATACTTTAGCTGTAAGACATCCAGATGTTATACAAGCTTTTGCTGATCACTTTGGAGATAGTTGCTTTTATTTTATGTATTCGCAAGATTTTATTTTCACAATAAAGAGATTGCATGGAAAGTCTGTTGAAGAAATGTTAAATGAGTTATTTAGCAAAGACAGTCTGACTGATGATGATATGAGAATATTCAATGTATTTGGTAGTGCTGCATTTTATTCTTATAATTTGAATTCTAAGACTGGTTTTGATTTACCTTTTGATGTTGAAACTGGAGAACTTATAGATGATATTTGGAATAAGTGGTTATCTTATGACCCAGTTAGGAATGTTGAGAAGTTTAAAGATAGTTTGAAGAAGCTTAAGGCAATTTATCTTGACGTAGGAAATGAGGATGAGTTTAATCTTTTCATTGGAATGAGAAGTTTGCATAAAAAGTTAAGTAAACTTGGAATAGATCATTATTATGAAGAATTTAAAGGTGGACATTTCGGAAATTCAAATAGGTATTGTAAATCAATACCATATATTTACAGTAAGTTACGTGAAGAGAAATAG
- a CDS encoding MFS transporter, producing the protein MKIRELTILAIIIFTITFSIRASNNMLITTVPLIAKYYFHFSAFSVGLVSSIASIFSFISSFFINSKLSASLRSKLMKTSSILYAITFLLFYFVNPFLIWIFTAIAGFSMGIIFPNIITFAGSIGDQRSRERMISLYTASLSLSLIVSPGLESLILSKYSLTQAFIFFSAFSFLVPIISFKIKFEDDRVKEKNSNLTILKSPAFLASLFNNLMYDIPFGMIETFGAIYAITLFHANYSLSTLLFTLYFLTSFISRGLFTVRPAKNILRIILLNVGSTIVGLFLASISYNLYMYILSLLILGIPHGLTYPSSLILLSRNFKDERERSIANSYFSGILIGLGGVIPIIMGYSIEEIGLRESFTLLAIVSLILFFIMLREYNKISVINQ; encoded by the coding sequence ATGAAGATTAGAGAACTTACAATATTGGCTATTATCATATTCACAATCACTTTCTCAATAAGGGCTTCAAACAATATGCTAATTACCACAGTACCATTAATAGCTAAATACTATTTCCACTTTTCTGCCTTTTCTGTAGGTTTAGTTTCCTCTATCGCGTCAATATTCTCATTCATATCTAGTTTTTTCATAAACTCTAAGCTTTCTGCTTCTCTTAGAAGTAAGCTCATGAAGACTTCGTCAATCCTTTACGCCATAACTTTTCTATTATTCTACTTCGTTAACCCTTTTCTAATTTGGATATTTACAGCTATAGCAGGATTTTCTATGGGAATAATATTTCCAAACATAATCACATTTGCTGGTTCTATTGGAGATCAAAGAAGTAGGGAAAGAATGATCTCTTTATATACTGCATCTTTAAGCCTTTCCTTAATTGTTAGCCCGGGTTTAGAATCACTTATTTTATCCAAATATTCTTTAACTCAAGCCTTCATATTCTTTTCAGCATTTAGCTTTTTAGTTCCAATTATTTCTTTTAAAATAAAATTTGAAGATGACAGAGTTAAAGAGAAGAATAGTAACCTCACAATCTTAAAATCTCCAGCTTTCTTAGCTTCCTTATTTAACAACTTGATGTATGATATTCCATTTGGAATGATTGAAACTTTTGGAGCAATTTATGCTATAACTTTATTTCACGCTAACTACTCTTTATCTACCTTGTTATTCACCTTATATTTCTTAACTTCTTTTATAAGTAGAGGACTATTTACTGTTAGACCCGCAAAAAACATATTAAGAATCATTTTACTTAACGTAGGAAGTACAATAGTAGGTTTGTTTTTAGCATCTATATCTTACAACCTTTATATGTACATTCTCTCTCTGTTAATTTTAGGAATACCACATGGATTAACTTATCCTTCATCACTGATTTTACTATCTAGAAATTTTAAGGATGAAAGAGAAAGAAGTATAGCTAATAGTTATTTTTCCGGAATTCTTATAGGATTAGGTGGAGTCATACCAATAATTATGGGGTATTCTATAGAAGAAATTGGATTGAGAGAATCTTTTACTTTACTTGCAATTGTAAGCCTAATACTCTTTTTCATCATGCTAAGAGAATATAATAAAATATCTGTAATCAACCAATAA
- a CDS encoding AAA family ATPase, with amino-acid sequence MESIKKQDYNQSVIREIKINKIRNTPFFDEDKKSLTLHPSKINIIVGPNGSYKTSFLEALSIALLGVSKFQPNFLFSLMSTLRMDEGWFYFLAKDKLDLSVDDLKVSNASEDDIRNFNLPTIQFSSTKTPGVIVKEESSGYKSLILFDVAGKAVFRVGNLKTYRDFIAFSLPNPITPQFINSFLTVSNFNTTSVIKLLEEELDYKFLGFYQDDLGRNSIILTDKKGDIRSIQSLGSGISSLVFLILATVHDIVIYDNVENYLHPQLMFKLIDVIQKSNSQWFLITYSLEFIEYLTSFTQDLQVWRFRKDKEGVVVDVYKGEEVDDVLNTLKIDLRG; translated from the coding sequence ATGGAAAGCATTAAGAAGCAAGATTACAATCAGAGTGTTATTAGAGAGATTAAAATTAACAAGATTAGAAATACTCCCTTCTTTGATGAGGATAAAAAATCGTTAACTTTACATCCATCTAAAATAAATATTATTGTTGGTCCCAACGGTAGTTATAAAACTTCATTCTTAGAGGCATTATCAATAGCCCTTCTTGGAGTTAGCAAGTTTCAACCAAATTTCCTCTTTAGCCTTATGTCAACTTTAAGAATGGATGAAGGATGGTTTTATTTTCTTGCTAAAGATAAACTGGATTTATCAGTTGATGACTTAAAAGTTAGTAATGCAAGCGAAGATGATATAAGAAACTTTAATTTACCTACTATACAGTTTTCTTCAACGAAAACTCCAGGTGTAATAGTAAAGGAAGAAAGTTCTGGGTATAAATCGCTAATACTGTTTGATGTAGCCGGAAAAGCTGTGTTTAGAGTGGGCAATCTAAAGACTTATAGAGATTTTATCGCATTTTCCTTGCCAAATCCTATAACTCCACAATTTATTAATAGTTTTCTTACTGTTTCCAACTTTAATACAACATCTGTAATTAAATTACTTGAGGAAGAACTGGACTACAAGTTTTTAGGATTTTACCAAGACGATCTAGGAAGAAATTCCATTATCTTAACAGATAAAAAAGGCGATATAAGGAGTATTCAATCATTGGGAAGTGGAATTTCATCGTTAGTATTTTTAATTCTGGCAACCGTTCACGACATTGTAATTTATGATAATGTAGAGAATTATTTGCATCCTCAACTAATGTTTAAACTTATTGACGTTATTCAAAAATCAAACTCACAATGGTTCCTCATTACTTACTCATTAGAATTCATAGAATATCTAACCTCTTTTACACAAGATCTGCAAGTATGGAGATTTAGAAAGGATAAAGAAGGGGTAGTAGTAGATGTTTATAAAGGAGAGGAAGTTGACGATGTGCTTAACACGTTAAAAATTGACCTCAGAGGTTGA
- a CDS encoding DUF4143 domain-containing protein: MTYNRVYKYLKSLGYSISKEKVIEMFKRGEETYFLFQVEIYDKSETKRKVNPKKVYIIDTGYRIALGYEFSISKAMENAVFLQLRREGKDVYYWKERGEQSGAEVDFVVSKDFEAKEIIQVTYSEDRVDERKIKAIRKAEKELKPEKVTLITWNYYGKINGYDAVPLWYWLLSM, encoded by the coding sequence ATGACGTATAATAGGGTTTACAAATACTTAAAGAGTCTGGGTTATTCCATTAGTAAAGAAAAAGTAATTGAAATGTTTAAAAGAGGTGAAGAAACGTATTTTCTTTTTCAAGTTGAAATATACGATAAAAGTGAGACAAAAAGGAAGGTTAATCCAAAAAAGGTTTACATTATAGATACTGGATATAGAATAGCCTTAGGTTATGAGTTTTCTATTTCAAAAGCTATGGAGAATGCTGTATTTTTACAATTAAGGAGAGAAGGAAAAGATGTTTATTATTGGAAAGAAAGGGGAGAACAGAGTGGTGCAGAAGTTGATTTTGTAGTTAGTAAAGATTTTGAAGCTAAAGAGATAATTCAAGTAACCTATTCTGAAGATAGAGTAGATGAGAGGAAAATAAAAGCTATAAGAAAAGCTGAGAAAGAACTTAAGCCAGAAAAAGTCACTTTAATAACATGGAATTATTACGGAAAAATTAATGGTTATGATGCTGTACCCCTTTGGTATTGGTTATTAAGTATGTGA
- a CDS encoding STK_08120 family protein encodes MELQYDFTTNAPKELILKYILDPQNLLKYVPAFKDLKQINENTWELEVKWLFTIKLTVKRIIGVDEITYTIEKSEGLIKIKSYLRYIILSPKVGQTTLRILFYYEGPFESIVKKQTEEYYKKGKEMFEKDLQRIRGETNYTAEIPKININVINMQTILAKEIYKNEIEDILTKAMVESVNSKVIALLSDENQLVEITFENGSLVESKGDINSLKNKIKVILKRDQSQEIKNHSH; translated from the coding sequence ATGGAATTACAATACGATTTTACCACTAATGCTCCTAAAGAGCTCATTTTAAAATACATTTTAGATCCACAGAATTTACTGAAATACGTACCTGCTTTTAAAGACCTTAAACAGATAAACGAAAATACATGGGAGTTAGAAGTTAAATGGTTATTTACTATAAAGCTTACTGTAAAAAGAATTATTGGAGTAGATGAAATCACTTATACAATAGAAAAAAGTGAAGGATTAATAAAAATCAAATCCTACTTAAGATACATAATCTTATCCCCAAAAGTGGGTCAAACAACTTTAAGAATTTTATTTTATTATGAAGGACCGTTTGAAAGTATAGTAAAGAAGCAAACAGAAGAATATTATAAGAAAGGAAAAGAGATGTTTGAAAAAGATTTACAAAGAATAAGAGGAGAAACAAATTATACTGCAGAAATACCAAAAATTAATATAAATGTAATAAATATGCAAACTATATTAGCTAAAGAAATTTATAAAAATGAGATAGAAGACATTCTGACAAAGGCTATGGTAGAAAGCGTAAATTCTAAAGTTATAGCATTGCTCAGTGATGAAAATCAATTAGTTGAAATAACGTTTGAAAACGGATCTTTAGTAGAAAGTAAAGGAGATATTAATTCCCTAAAGAACAAAATTAAAGTGATCCTAAAAAGAGACCAAAGCCAAGAAATAAAAAATCATTCACATTAA